The proteins below are encoded in one region of Aeromonas jandaei:
- a CDS encoding putative transporter: protein MSDIALSISMLSLVAVLGLWLGNWRVYGVGLGIGGVLFGGIIVGHFAGISGLALDEQTLHFIQEFGLILFVYTIGIQVGPGFFSSLRSSGLKLNGFAALLVLLGGVVAAALHQLFDVPLPVILGVFSGAVTNTPSLGAGQQILGELGAAPGSTGLMGMGYAVAYPFGICGILLTMWLIRVFFRIKVEEEAAQFELQTGKTKESLQTINIAVRNPNMHGLMLSEIPSLDEADVICSRLKRGDELMVPRPDSRIELGDLLHLVGERHALHKVLLVLGEEVETSLSTRGTDLRVERVVVTNEQVLGKKIRDLDIKQRYDVVISRLNRAGIELVPTSQTSLQFGDILNLVGRLDAIEAVTNVVGNVQQKLQQVQMLPVFIGIGLGVLLGSIPFYLPGFPAALKLGLAGEPLVVALILSRIGSIGKLYWFMPPSANLALREIGIVLFLAVVGFKSGAGFVDTLIHGDGPSWMLYGVAITLIPLLVVGVLARLYGKMNYLTLCGLLAGSMTDPPALAFANAMHPTSGASALSYATVYPLVMFLRIISPQLLAIILWAGA from the coding sequence ATGAGTGATATCGCGCTTTCCATCAGCATGTTGTCGCTGGTGGCAGTGCTGGGACTCTGGCTGGGGAACTGGCGAGTCTATGGCGTCGGGTTGGGGATAGGAGGGGTGCTGTTCGGCGGCATCATAGTCGGCCACTTTGCTGGCATCTCCGGTCTCGCACTGGATGAACAAACCCTGCACTTCATTCAAGAGTTCGGTCTGATCCTGTTTGTCTACACCATCGGCATTCAGGTTGGTCCCGGCTTCTTCTCTTCTCTGCGCAGCTCCGGTCTCAAGCTCAACGGCTTTGCGGCCCTGCTGGTGTTGCTCGGCGGCGTGGTCGCTGCGGCCCTGCACCAGCTGTTCGATGTGCCGCTGCCGGTGATCCTCGGGGTCTTCTCCGGTGCGGTCACCAATACTCCTTCGCTCGGTGCGGGCCAGCAGATCCTGGGTGAACTGGGGGCCGCCCCCGGCTCCACCGGTCTGATGGGGATGGGCTATGCGGTTGCCTACCCGTTCGGTATCTGCGGCATTTTGCTCACCATGTGGCTGATCAGGGTCTTCTTTCGCATCAAGGTTGAGGAGGAAGCCGCCCAGTTCGAGCTGCAGACCGGCAAGACCAAGGAGAGCCTGCAGACCATCAACATCGCGGTGCGCAACCCCAATATGCATGGCCTGATGCTGAGCGAGATCCCGAGTCTCGACGAGGCTGATGTCATCTGCTCGCGCCTCAAGCGCGGCGATGAGTTGATGGTGCCGCGTCCCGATTCGCGCATCGAGTTGGGCGACCTGCTCCACCTGGTGGGTGAGCGCCATGCGCTGCACAAGGTGCTGCTGGTGCTCGGGGAGGAGGTGGAGACCTCGCTCTCGACTCGTGGTACCGACCTGCGCGTTGAACGGGTGGTAGTGACCAACGAACAGGTGTTGGGCAAGAAGATCCGCGATCTCGACATCAAACAGCGTTATGACGTGGTGATCTCCCGCCTCAATCGGGCCGGTATCGAACTGGTGCCGACCAGCCAGACCAGCCTGCAGTTTGGTGACATCCTCAACCTGGTGGGACGCCTCGATGCCATCGAAGCGGTGACCAATGTGGTCGGCAACGTGCAGCAAAAGCTGCAGCAGGTGCAGATGCTGCCGGTCTTTATCGGGATCGGTCTTGGCGTGCTGCTTGGCTCCATCCCCTTCTATCTGCCGGGCTTCCCGGCCGCGCTCAAGCTCGGCCTGGCGGGCGAGCCGCTGGTGGTGGCGCTGATCCTGTCGCGGATCGGCAGCATCGGCAAGCTCTACTGGTTCATGCCGCCCAGTGCCAACCTGGCGCTGCGGGAGATCGGGATCGTGCTGTTTCTGGCGGTGGTCGGCTTCAAGTCCGGTGCCGGTTTCGTCGATACCCTGATCCACGGCGATGGTCCCTCATGGATGCTCTACGGCGTCGCCATTACCCTTATTCCGTTGCTGGTGGTCGGGGTGCTGGCTCGCCTCTATGGCAAGATGAACTACCTCACCCTGTGTGGTTTGCTGGCCGGCTCCATGACCGATCCTCCCGCGCTGGCCTTTGCCAACGCCATGCATCCGACCAGCGGCGCCAGTGCTCTCTCATATGCCACTGTCTACCCGCTGGTGATGTTCCTGCGGATCATCTCGCCGCAGCTTTTGGCCATCATCCTCTGGGCTGGCGCATAA
- the trhA gene encoding PAQR family membrane homeostasis protein TrhA encodes MSGVMDYSPREELANRLSHGAGLLLGIVGLVLLLIKGWGQGTQALVSYSLYGGSLVLLYLASTLYHSMAEGKARRWCKVFDHCAIYLLIAGTYTPFLLVALDTPLAHGLMVVIWGLALAGVVFKLIFINRFKKLSLFTYLMLGWLSLVVIYQLYIHLAGEGLLLLAVGGLVYSLGVIFYVAKRIPYNHAIWHLFVLGGSICHFMAIYGYVV; translated from the coding sequence ATGAGTGGTGTGATGGATTACTCCCCCCGGGAAGAGCTGGCCAACCGGCTGAGCCACGGAGCGGGATTGTTGCTGGGTATCGTCGGGTTGGTGCTGCTGCTGATCAAGGGGTGGGGGCAGGGCACGCAAGCGCTGGTGAGCTACAGCCTCTATGGTGGCAGTCTGGTGCTGCTCTATCTCGCCTCGACCCTCTACCACAGCATGGCGGAGGGCAAGGCGCGACGCTGGTGCAAGGTGTTTGATCACTGTGCCATCTATCTGCTGATCGCCGGTACCTATACTCCCTTCCTGCTGGTGGCGCTCGATACGCCGCTGGCGCACGGGCTGATGGTGGTGATCTGGGGGCTGGCGTTGGCCGGGGTGGTGTTCAAGCTGATATTCATCAATCGCTTCAAGAAGTTGTCGCTGTTCACCTATCTGATGCTGGGCTGGCTGTCGCTGGTGGTTATCTATCAGCTCTATATCCATCTGGCTGGTGAAGGGCTGCTGCTGCTCGCGGTGGGCGGGCTGGTCTACAGCCTCGGGGTGATCTTCTACGTGGCCAAGCGAATTCCCTACAACCACGCCATCTGGCATCTGTTTGTGCTGGGGGGCAGCATTTGTCACTTTATGGCCATTTATGGCTATGTCGTTTAA
- a CDS encoding aminotransferase class V-fold PLP-dependent enzyme — MKLTELFAQADPAFGEAMSTLLETFHHSDDSQAPYQHDLFTHQLDQSRMPASGCSTEAYLARLATLVPGASHLTSPRYMGHMTAPLPAFTAELSRLVVMLNQNPMKMESSRLLSFLEREVLAKLHRLIYGMDDAFYGEQMHAKDAALGVMTSGGTIANVTALWLARNRACGDNLFALYEQGYRGAVILGSRLMHYSFDKGMDLLGLGARSVWRLETDEQNRLSLAALEQALLRCKEEKLKVLALVGVAGSTDFGSIDPLPELAAIAEREQIHFHVDAAWGGPTLFSPRYQNLLAGIEHADTVTLDGHKQLLVPLGTGMLLCRQPDLMMAVKREAPYAIRATSFDQGRFTLEGTRPANALYLDAAFQLFGQQGYADLIEANYDRARLMAELITSNPAFELMSAPVMNLLSYRCIPPHLQGKVLDEAANEQINAFNVALQKAQRAEGHSFVSRTQRAVVRYGAQPLTLLRAVLLNPLIEERHIRDLLADQQRLGISIARQLFGDSAEPA; from the coding sequence ATGAAGTTGACTGAGCTGTTTGCACAAGCGGATCCCGCCTTTGGCGAGGCGATGAGCACCTTGCTGGAGACCTTCCACCACTCCGACGACAGTCAGGCCCCCTACCAGCACGACCTGTTCACCCATCAGCTCGACCAGTCCCGCATGCCCGCCAGCGGCTGCTCGACCGAAGCCTATCTAGCCCGTCTGGCCACCCTTGTCCCCGGCGCCTCTCATCTCACCTCGCCACGCTACATGGGTCATATGACGGCACCATTGCCGGCCTTCACTGCCGAGCTCTCCCGTCTGGTGGTGATGCTCAACCAGAATCCGATGAAGATGGAGTCCTCCCGCCTGCTCAGCTTTCTGGAGCGGGAGGTGCTGGCCAAGCTGCACCGCCTTATCTATGGCATGGACGATGCCTTCTACGGCGAGCAGATGCATGCCAAGGATGCCGCCCTCGGCGTCATGACCAGCGGCGGCACCATCGCCAACGTCACGGCGCTGTGGCTGGCCCGCAACCGCGCCTGTGGCGACAACCTGTTCGCCCTCTATGAGCAGGGCTATCGCGGCGCCGTCATTTTGGGCTCCCGACTGATGCACTACTCCTTCGACAAGGGGATGGATCTGCTGGGATTGGGCGCCCGCAGCGTCTGGCGCCTGGAAACCGACGAGCAGAACCGGCTCAGTCTGGCTGCGCTGGAACAGGCTCTGCTGCGCTGCAAAGAGGAAAAACTCAAGGTACTGGCGCTGGTCGGCGTGGCGGGCAGCACCGACTTTGGCTCCATCGACCCCCTGCCGGAGCTGGCCGCCATCGCCGAGCGCGAGCAGATCCACTTCCACGTGGATGCCGCCTGGGGTGGCCCGACCCTCTTCTCCCCCCGCTATCAAAACCTGTTGGCCGGGATCGAGCATGCCGATACCGTCACTCTGGATGGCCACAAACAGCTGCTGGTGCCGCTCGGTACCGGCATGCTGCTCTGTCGTCAGCCGGACCTGATGATGGCGGTCAAGCGGGAGGCCCCTTACGCCATCCGTGCCACCTCGTTCGATCAGGGCCGCTTTACGCTGGAGGGCACCCGCCCGGCCAACGCCCTTTATCTGGATGCCGCCTTCCAGCTGTTCGGCCAGCAAGGCTATGCCGACCTCATCGAGGCCAACTACGACCGGGCCCGACTGATGGCCGAGCTTATCACCAGCAATCCGGCCTTCGAGCTGATGTCTGCTCCGGTGATGAACCTGCTCTCCTATCGCTGCATCCCGCCCCATCTGCAGGGCAAGGTGCTGGATGAAGCGGCCAACGAGCAGATCAACGCCTTCAACGTGGCCCTGCAAAAAGCCCAGCGGGCCGAGGGGCACAGCTTTGTCTCCCGTACCCAGCGCGCCGTGGTGCGATACGGTGCCCAGCCGCTCACCCTGCTGCGCGCCGTGTTGCTCAACCCTTTGATTGAAGAGCGCCATATCCGCGACCTGCTGGCCGATCAGCAGCGACTGGGGATCTCCATTGCTCGCCAACTGTTTGGCGACAGCGCGGAACCGGCGTAA
- a CDS encoding septation protein A, which produces MKQFIEFIPLIVFFAVYKFYDIYMATGALVVVTGLQLAYSWIRYRKVEKMQLFTFLLVGFFGGLTVFFHDDTFIKWKVTVINALFALGLIISRYGFGKNLIKQMLAKELQAPDAIWDRVNLGWAGFFAVCGLLNLYVAFNLPQEMWVNFKVFGLLGMTLIFTLLSGVYLYRHIPADQKEQLKK; this is translated from the coding sequence ATGAAGCAATTTATTGAATTTATTCCACTTATCGTTTTCTTTGCGGTCTACAAGTTCTACGACATCTACATGGCTACTGGCGCCCTGGTGGTGGTCACCGGTCTGCAGCTCGCCTATAGCTGGATCCGCTATCGCAAGGTCGAGAAGATGCAGCTCTTTACCTTCCTGCTGGTCGGCTTCTTTGGCGGTCTCACTGTGTTCTTCCACGATGACACCTTCATCAAGTGGAAAGTGACCGTTATCAATGCCCTGTTTGCACTGGGTCTGATCATCAGCCGCTATGGCTTTGGCAAGAACCTGATCAAGCAGATGCTGGCCAAGGAGCTGCAGGCGCCCGACGCTATCTGGGATCGGGTCAACCTCGGCTGGGCCGGTTTCTTTGCCGTCTGCGGCCTGCTCAATCTCTATGTGGCGTTCAACCTGCCGCAGGAGATGTGGGTCAACTTCAAGGTGTTTGGCCTGCTCGGCATGACCCTGATCTTTACCCTGCTCAGCGGTGTCTACCTCTACCGCCACATTCCGGCTGATCAAAAAGAACAGCTGAAAAAATAA
- a CDS encoding YciI family protein produces the protein MWYLIYSEDVQGSLPLRKQVRPAHLARLQALQDEGRLLTAGPNPAIDAEDPADAGFTGSTVIAEFASQADAQAWADADPYVAAGVYAKVTIKPFKKVF, from the coding sequence ATGTGGTATCTCATCTACTCCGAAGATGTTCAGGGCAGCCTGCCGCTGCGCAAGCAAGTTCGCCCCGCCCATCTGGCTCGCCTGCAAGCCCTGCAGGATGAAGGTCGGCTGCTGACTGCCGGCCCCAACCCGGCCATTGATGCCGAGGATCCGGCCGATGCCGGCTTTACCGGTAGCACCGTCATCGCCGAGTTTGCCTCACAGGCGGATGCCCAGGCTTGGGCCGATGCCGATCCCTATGTGGCGGCGGGCGTCTATGCCAAAGTCACCATCAAGCCGTTCAAGAAGGTCTTCTGA
- the cysQ gene encoding 3'(2'),5'-bisphosphate nucleotidase CysQ, giving the protein MYHPDITELEPVARAAGAAIMAIYSQPFAVEYKSDESPLTAADKGAHEVIVQALARLTPDIPVLSEESGPEVMAARHGWSRYWLVDPLDGTKEFVSRNGEFTVNIALIEQGAPLWGLVYAPVLDKLWYGGKGVGAWRIADGRREAIQTQPHREGNVWRVVGSRNHLSQETLDFLAPLGEIELVSMGSSLKFCIIAEGGAELYPRLAPTCEWDTGAAQAVLEGAGGSVTRLDGSPLAYNKPDILNPWFVAKA; this is encoded by the coding sequence ATGTACCACCCCGATATCACCGAACTTGAACCTGTCGCCCGCGCGGCGGGGGCGGCCATCATGGCCATCTACAGCCAGCCCTTCGCGGTGGAGTACAAGAGCGACGAGAGTCCGCTGACCGCGGCCGACAAGGGGGCTCATGAGGTGATCGTGCAGGCGTTGGCACGGCTGACTCCGGATATTCCTGTGCTGTCGGAGGAGTCGGGGCCCGAGGTGATGGCGGCGCGCCACGGCTGGTCCCGCTACTGGCTGGTGGATCCCCTCGATGGCACCAAGGAGTTTGTCTCTCGCAACGGCGAGTTCACCGTCAATATCGCGCTGATTGAACAGGGGGCGCCGCTCTGGGGGCTGGTCTATGCCCCTGTGCTGGACAAGCTCTGGTATGGCGGCAAGGGCGTGGGGGCCTGGCGCATTGCCGATGGCAGGCGCGAGGCCATCCAGACCCAGCCCCATCGTGAAGGCAATGTGTGGCGGGTGGTGGGCAGTCGCAACCACCTGTCGCAGGAGACCCTCGATTTCTTGGCTCCTTTGGGTGAGATCGAGCTGGTCTCCATGGGCAGTTCCCTCAAGTTCTGCATCATCGCCGAGGGGGGCGCCGAGCTTTATCCGCGCCTTGCGCCCACCTGCGAGTGGGATACCGGTGCGGCGCAGGCGGTGCTGGAGGGGGCAGGGGGCAGCGTCACCCGACTCGATGGCTCACCCCTTGCTTACAACAAGCCGGACATCCTTAACCCCTGGTTTGTGGCCAAGGCATAA
- a CDS encoding DeoR family transcriptional regulator, which produces MQTSEKGALGTSERRERIIQQLRSNGSVQVNELATHYQVSTVTIRNDLAFLEKQGVAVRAYGGALLCEPGQTVPERTIADKSVLNTPVKQRIGALAATLVPSGCRLILDSGTTTLEVARHLKGHQEILVMTNGMNVANELLEAEGVDLLMTGGHLRRKSLSFYGAQAEQSLQNYHFDMLFLGVDGIDLERGVSTHHEDEARLNRCMCQVAERIVVVTDSSKFGRRSLHKIIDTLRIHTLITDDAVPADILSGLRNAGIEVLLVPADGNKGQEKQGQYNPVQSAISG; this is translated from the coding sequence ATGCAAACAAGCGAAAAAGGTGCGCTCGGAACCAGCGAGCGGCGGGAGCGGATTATTCAGCAGCTGCGCAGCAATGGCAGCGTTCAGGTCAACGAGCTGGCGACTCATTATCAGGTCTCTACCGTGACCATCCGCAACGATCTGGCCTTTCTGGAGAAGCAGGGGGTGGCCGTGCGTGCTTACGGTGGCGCCCTGTTGTGCGAGCCGGGTCAGACGGTGCCGGAGCGCACCATTGCTGACAAGAGCGTGCTCAATACCCCGGTGAAACAGCGGATCGGTGCGCTGGCTGCGACCCTGGTGCCCTCCGGCTGTCGTCTTATCCTCGATTCGGGGACGACAACGCTGGAGGTGGCGCGCCATCTGAAGGGTCATCAGGAGATCCTGGTGATGACCAATGGCATGAATGTGGCGAATGAACTGCTCGAAGCAGAAGGGGTGGATCTACTGATGACGGGCGGACATCTGCGCCGCAAGTCGCTCTCCTTCTACGGTGCGCAAGCGGAGCAGTCCCTGCAAAACTACCACTTTGACATGCTGTTTCTCGGGGTGGATGGCATCGACCTCGAGCGCGGCGTTAGCACCCATCATGAGGACGAGGCGCGCCTCAACCGCTGCATGTGTCAGGTGGCCGAGCGGATTGTGGTGGTCACCGACTCCAGCAAGTTTGGCCGGCGCAGCCTGCACAAGATCATCGATACCCTGCGTATTCATACCCTGATCACCGACGATGCCGTGCCTGCCGATATCCTTTCCGGTCTGCGCAATGCCGGTATCGAGGTGCTGCTGGTACCAGCCGATGGCAACAAGGGGCAGGAGAAGCAGGGGCAATATAATCCAGTGCAATCAGCTATAAGCGGTTGA
- the kbaZ gene encoding tagatose-bisphosphate aldolase subunit KbaZ, with the protein MKSMLALVERHKQGEQTGIYAVCSAHPLVLEAALRLAAEGDELLLVEATSNQVDQFGGYTGMTPADFRDRLYELAAQCHFPAQRLILGGDHLGPNRWQGEPAGQAMAHAGDLIASYVAAGFKKIHLDCSMSCQGDPVPLTDELVAERAARLAQIAEQTCLATFGESDLVYVIGTEVPVPGGAHEDLADLAVTTPEAARHTLEAHQQAFNKAGLAHIWPRVIGLVVQPGVEFDQTRVIDYRPEKAAPLSRMIEAYPHMVFEAHSTDYQTPEAYRQLVRDHFAILKVGPALTFALREALFALAAIEEELVVAKACSGLRKVMEETMLERPDFWRSHYQGSANECRLARGYSYSDRIRYYWPDSRVDECYARLLANLAAEPIPLPLLSQHLPLQYRKVRQGTLSANPHDLILDQVQEVLRHYASACTAASRRHSQLDPVV; encoded by the coding sequence ATGAAATCCATGCTGGCACTGGTCGAAAGACACAAACAGGGAGAACAGACCGGGATCTACGCCGTCTGCTCCGCTCACCCGCTGGTGCTGGAGGCCGCGCTGCGGCTGGCCGCCGAAGGGGATGAGCTGCTGCTGGTCGAGGCCACATCCAATCAGGTGGATCAGTTTGGCGGCTATACCGGCATGACCCCCGCTGACTTTCGCGATCGCCTCTACGAGCTGGCGGCACAGTGTCACTTTCCGGCGCAGCGCCTCATTCTGGGGGGCGACCATCTTGGCCCCAACCGCTGGCAGGGGGAACCGGCCGGGCAGGCCATGGCCCATGCCGGGGATCTCATCGCCAGCTATGTCGCTGCCGGGTTCAAGAAGATCCACCTCGACTGCAGCATGTCCTGTCAGGGCGATCCCGTTCCCCTGACCGACGAGCTGGTCGCTGAAAGGGCGGCACGGCTGGCGCAGATCGCCGAGCAAACCTGTCTGGCCACTTTTGGCGAGAGCGATCTGGTCTATGTGATTGGCACCGAGGTGCCGGTGCCGGGCGGTGCCCATGAAGATCTGGCCGATCTGGCGGTCACCACGCCGGAGGCGGCACGCCACACCCTCGAGGCCCATCAACAGGCCTTCAACAAGGCGGGGCTGGCCCATATCTGGCCGAGAGTGATCGGTCTGGTGGTGCAACCCGGCGTCGAGTTTGACCAGACCCGCGTCATCGATTACCGGCCCGAAAAAGCGGCTCCCCTTAGCCGGATGATCGAAGCCTATCCCCACATGGTGTTCGAGGCCCACTCCACCGATTACCAGACTCCCGAGGCCTACCGCCAGCTGGTACGCGACCACTTTGCCATTCTCAAAGTCGGCCCAGCCCTCACCTTCGCCCTGCGCGAAGCGCTGTTTGCCCTTGCCGCCATCGAGGAGGAACTGGTGGTTGCCAAGGCCTGTTCAGGTCTGCGCAAGGTGATGGAAGAGACCATGCTGGAGCGCCCCGACTTCTGGCGCAGCCACTACCAGGGCAGTGCCAACGAGTGCCGACTGGCCCGTGGCTACAGCTATTCGGATCGCATTCGCTACTACTGGCCCGATAGCCGGGTCGATGAGTGCTACGCCAGATTGCTGGCCAATCTGGCGGCGGAGCCCATCCCCTTGCCACTGCTGAGCCAGCATCTGCCCCTGCAGTATCGCAAGGTGCGTCAGGGCACGCTCTCGGCCAATCCCCATGACCTCATTCTCGATCAGGTGCAGGAGGTGCTGCGGCACTACGCCAGCGCCTGCACTGCGGCCTCTCGCCGCCATTCCCAGCTCGACCCCGTTGTATAA
- a CDS encoding SIS domain-containing protein — MILGYPEEMLRSANGLATAREIRQQPATWRETLAMVEECRPALTRFLTPLLARQELRIILTGAGTSAFAGRALAPYLSAHLHARVEAIATTDIVTDPAEYLAEDCPTLLISFARSGNSPESVATVELASQLLSHCHHLVLTCNGEGALYRRCQQDAHSLALLMPPQTNDRSFAMTSSLTSMMLSCLALFLPERFNRQRCEQLVTTSDAILEQVVQRVPAWNEPLPERVIYLGSGSLQGVAQEAALKLLELTAGRLVAMFDSPTGFRHGPKSVVNEQTLIVLLISNDPYTRQYDLDLLRELRSDGKAARVVAIADQRHPAIEEGEHIYLPHTLHGDDAQLAFCYLLYAQYYAFHTSLGLGISPDNPCPTGQVNRVVQGVNIYPFHQEGVL; from the coding sequence ATGATCCTTGGTTATCCAGAAGAGATGTTGCGCAGTGCCAATGGCCTGGCGACTGCCCGTGAAATTCGCCAGCAACCCGCCACCTGGCGCGAGACCCTCGCCATGGTCGAGGAGTGCCGTCCAGCATTGACCCGTTTTCTGACCCCCCTGCTCGCCCGGCAAGAGCTGCGCATTATCCTGACCGGGGCTGGCACCTCCGCCTTTGCCGGTCGGGCGCTCGCCCCCTATCTCTCGGCCCACCTGCATGCCCGGGTCGAGGCAATCGCCACCACGGATATCGTCACCGACCCGGCCGAGTATCTGGCCGAAGATTGCCCTACCCTGCTTATCTCCTTTGCCCGCTCCGGCAACAGCCCCGAGAGCGTGGCGACGGTCGAACTGGCCAGCCAGCTGCTCAGCCACTGCCACCATCTGGTGCTGACCTGCAACGGTGAAGGGGCGCTCTATCGCCGCTGCCAGCAAGATGCCCACTCTCTGGCCCTGCTGATGCCGCCCCAGACCAATGATCGCAGCTTCGCCATGACCAGCAGCCTCACCAGCATGATGCTGAGCTGTCTGGCTCTCTTCCTGCCAGAGCGGTTCAACCGCCAGCGCTGCGAGCAGCTGGTCACCACCAGTGACGCCATTCTGGAGCAGGTTGTGCAGCGCGTACCGGCCTGGAACGAACCGTTGCCCGAGCGGGTCATCTATCTTGGCAGTGGCAGTCTGCAAGGGGTGGCGCAGGAGGCGGCACTCAAGCTGCTGGAGCTGACCGCCGGCCGTCTGGTCGCCATGTTCGACTCCCCCACCGGTTTTCGCCACGGTCCGAAATCGGTCGTCAACGAGCAGACGCTCATCGTGCTGCTCATCTCCAACGACCCTTACACCCGGCAATACGATCTGGATCTGCTGCGCGAGCTGCGAAGCGATGGCAAGGCTGCCCGGGTAGTTGCCATCGCTGACCAGCGCCATCCCGCCATCGAGGAGGGGGAGCACATCTACCTGCCCCACACCCTGCATGGCGACGATGCCCAGCTCGCCTTCTGCTACCTGCTCTATGCCCAGTACTACGCCTTCCATACCTCGCTGGGACTGGGTATCAGTCCGGACAATCCCTGCCCCACCGGTCAGGTCAACCGGGTCGTACAGGGGGTCAATATCTATCCGTTCCACCAAGAAGGAGTGCTGTGA
- the agaV gene encoding PTS N-acetylgalactosamine transporter subunit IIB, with product MPNIVLSRIDERLIHGQVGVQWVGFAGANLVLVANDEVAEDPIQQNLMEMVLAEGIAVRFWPLQKVIDNIHKAADRQKILLVCKNPTDFNILVQGGVPISRINVGNMHYADGKRQIHKTVSVDEQDITAFRALRDARVECYVQGVPTEPAQDIFNLL from the coding sequence ATGCCCAATATCGTATTGAGCCGGATCGATGAGCGCCTGATCCACGGTCAGGTCGGTGTCCAGTGGGTCGGCTTTGCCGGTGCCAATCTGGTGCTGGTCGCCAACGACGAAGTGGCAGAGGACCCCATCCAGCAGAACCTGATGGAGATGGTACTGGCCGAAGGTATTGCGGTGCGGTTCTGGCCGCTCCAGAAGGTGATCGACAACATCCACAAGGCGGCGGATCGCCAGAAGATCCTGCTGGTCTGCAAAAACCCTACCGATTTCAACATCCTGGTTCAGGGAGGTGTCCCCATCTCCCGGATCAACGTCGGCAACATGCATTACGCCGACGGCAAGCGTCAAATCCACAAGACCGTATCCGTGGACGAACAGGACATCACCGCATTTCGCGCCCTGCGGGACGCCCGTGTCGAGTGCTATGTCCAGGGCGTGCCGACCGAACCGGCACAGGACATTTTCAACTTGCTCTAA
- the agaW gene encoding PTS N-acetylgalactosamine transporter subunit IIC, translated as MEISLLQGLLLGILAFFAGLDLFNGLTHFHRPVVLGPLVGLILGDLPTGILVGGTLELVWMGLAPLAGAQPPNVIIGTIVGATFAITTGVKPDVAVGVAVPFAVAVQMGITFLFSVMSGVMSRCDRMAEAADVRGIERVNYLALLALGTFYFLCAFLPTYFGAEHAKAAIDVLPARLIDGLGVAGGIMPAIGFAVLLKIMMKNVYIPYFILGFVAAAWLQLPVLAIAAAALAMALIDFMRTTTPQARPVQEETEDGI; from the coding sequence ATGGAAATCAGTTTGTTACAAGGTCTGCTGCTTGGCATCCTGGCGTTTTTCGCCGGACTCGACCTGTTCAACGGTCTGACCCACTTCCACCGTCCCGTGGTGTTGGGGCCGCTGGTTGGCCTCATCCTCGGCGACCTGCCTACTGGCATTCTGGTGGGCGGCACCCTGGAGCTGGTCTGGATGGGGTTGGCCCCGCTGGCGGGGGCGCAACCGCCCAACGTCATTATCGGCACCATAGTTGGCGCCACCTTCGCCATCACCACCGGGGTCAAGCCGGATGTGGCGGTCGGGGTTGCCGTTCCCTTCGCCGTTGCCGTGCAGATGGGGATCACCTTCCTCTTCTCGGTGATGTCGGGGGTGATGTCCCGCTGTGATCGAATGGCCGAAGCGGCTGACGTGCGCGGTATCGAGCGGGTCAACTACCTGGCACTGCTGGCTCTGGGCACCTTCTACTTCCTCTGTGCCTTCCTGCCCACCTACTTCGGGGCCGAACATGCCAAGGCGGCCATCGACGTGCTGCCCGCACGCCTCATCGACGGCCTCGGCGTTGCTGGCGGCATCATGCCCGCCATCGGTTTTGCCGTACTGCTCAAGATCATGATGAAGAACGTCTATATCCCCTACTTCATCCTCGGTTTCGTCGCTGCCGCCTGGCTCCAGTTGCCGGTGCTGGCCATCGCCGCCGCCGCGCTGGCCATGGCCCTGATCGACTTCATGCGCACCACTACCCCGCAAGCTCGTCCTGTTCAGGAGGAAACCGAAGATGGCATCTAA